A stretch of Thermococcus bergensis DNA encodes these proteins:
- a CDS encoding IS982 family transposase (programmed frameshift), translating into MVVMNFQQEILIIKSEIYPIISKHYPKNTHREIISLYDLITFAILAHLHFNGVYKHAYRVLIEEMKLFPKIRYNKLTERLNRHEKLLLLAQEELFKKHAREYVRILDSKPIQTKELARKNRKDKEGSSEVISEKPAVGFVPSKKKFYYGYKLTCYSDGNLLALLSVDPANKHDVSVVREKFWVIVEEFSGCFLFLDKGYVSRELQEEFLKFGVVYTPVKRENQVSNLEEKKFYKYLSDFRRRIETLFSKFSEFLLRPSRSVSLRGLAVRILGAILAVNLDRLYNFTGGGN; encoded by the exons GTGGTTGTTATGAACTTTCAGCAGGAAATCCTGATCATAAAATCCGAAATCTATCCGATAATCAGCAAACACTACCCGAAAAACACTCACAGGGAAATAATCAGCCTCTACGACCTAATAACCTTCGCAATACTAGCACACTTGCACTTTAACGGAGTTTACAAGCACGCTTACAGAGTCCTAATCGAAGAAATGAAGCTGTTCCCCAAAATCAGGTACAACAAACTAACAGAACGCTTGAACAGGCACGAAAAACTCCTGCTCCTAGCGCAGGAAGAATTATTCAAAAAACACGCCAGAGAATACGTTAGAATACTGGACTCAAAGCCCATTCAGACCAAGGAGTTGGCCAGAAAAAACAGGAAGGATAAGGAGGGTTCTTCAGAAGTCATCTCTGAAAAGCCCGCAGTTGGGTTTGTTCCCTCTA AAAAAAAGTTTTACTATGGGTACAAGCTGACCTGTTACTCTGATGGAAATTTGCTGGCTTTGCTGTCCGTTGATCCGGCGAATAAGCATGATGTGAGTGTTGTCAGGGAAAAGTTCTGGGTGATTGTTGAGGAGTTTTCTGGCTGTTTTCTGTTTTTGGATAAGGGTTACGTTAGTAGAGAACTTCAGGAGGAATTCCTGAAGTTTGGCGTTGTTTACACGCCGGTGAAGCGGGAGAATCAGGTTAGTAATCTGGAGGAGAAGAAGTTTTACAAGTACTTGTCTGACTTTCGCAGGAGGATTGAGACTTTGTTTTCGAAGTTTTCTGAGTTTCTTCTGAGGCCGAGCAGGAGTGTTAGTTTGAGGGG